The following proteins come from a genomic window of Vallitaleaceae bacterium 9-2:
- a CDS encoding sigma-70 family RNA polymerase sigma factor yields the protein MNVKKKKKPNEALFLEMLEINKAQFYRIAFSYVKDEQYALDVIQESVYKAYTALEKMTSVKHMKTWFIRIVINQSIDQLRNNNKVIPLNQEEEVVDIHTKNLDAYEQMELREDMKKMLDQLNSTERIILMLRFYESYELKEIASILDKPISTVKSTLYRSLDKLKVLMEEGIING from the coding sequence GTGAACGTTAAAAAGAAAAAAAAACCTAATGAAGCGCTATTTTTAGAAATGTTGGAAATAAATAAAGCCCAATTTTATCGCATTGCATTTTCATATGTAAAAGATGAGCAATATGCGTTGGATGTTATACAAGAATCAGTATATAAGGCCTATACAGCTTTAGAAAAAATGACATCCGTCAAGCATATGAAAACATGGTTTATTCGTATAGTTATAAATCAATCGATAGATCAACTTCGTAATAACAATAAAGTCATTCCACTAAACCAAGAAGAAGAAGTTGTGGATATCCATACGAAAAACCTCGATGCATATGAACAAATGGAATTAAGGGAAGATATGAAAAAAATGTTGGATCAATTAAATTCAACAGAACGCATTATTTTAATGCTTAGGTTTTATGAAAGTTATGAGTTAAAAGAAATTGCATCAATACTTGATAAACCAATAAGCACTGTAAAATCAACACTTTATCGAAGTTTGGATAAGCTAAAAGTGTTAATGGAGGAAGGGATAATCAATGGATAA
- a CDS encoding VOC family protein, giving the protein MKFQMIHENYNVRDLDKSLDFYNKALGLTEKRRKTADDGSFIITYLGNEHSEFELELTWLRDWDRPYNLGDCEFHLAFRVDDYDKAHALHEQMGCICYENKKMGIYFIADPDGYWLEIVPTR; this is encoded by the coding sequence ATGAAATTTCAAATGATTCATGAAAATTACAATGTAAGAGACTTAGATAAATCCCTTGATTTTTATAACAAAGCGCTGGGATTAACAGAAAAAAGAAGAAAAACAGCAGACGATGGATCGTTTATTATAACCTATTTAGGTAATGAACATTCCGAGTTTGAGTTGGAACTAACATGGTTAAGAGATTGGGATCGACCTTATAATTTGGGCGATTGTGAATTTCACCTTGCTTTTCGCGTAGACGACTATGATAAAGCACATGCATTGCACGAGCAGATGGGATGCATCTGTTATGAAAATAAAAAGATGGGCATATATTTTATCGCTGACCCTGATGGGTACTGGTTAGAAATCGTTCCGACAAGATAA
- a CDS encoding MBL fold metallo-hydrolase produces the protein MEITYISHSGFLIEWESCYFLFDYYKGEIPSLDTHKKLFVFSSHSHHDHFNPVVFSLVEQHPNIEFVLSFDIAYTNKTESILYVHHSQEYVLYDNQQEKIIVTTLQSTDAGVAFLIHYLDKTIYFAGDLNWWLWSGETQHYNDTMTTMFLKQMQLLQGIPIDIAFAPLDPRQEEHYYLGLEKLINTAQVKYVFPMHFWGQPSIIQQFKKERASYLNHAQIMEISQEGQQWSIDR, from the coding sequence ATGGAGATTACATATATAAGTCATAGCGGATTTTTAATTGAATGGGAATCCTGTTATTTTTTATTTGATTATTACAAAGGGGAGATCCCTTCGTTGGATACCCATAAGAAGCTTTTTGTGTTTTCCAGCCATAGCCATCATGATCATTTTAACCCAGTTGTGTTCTCCCTGGTCGAACAACATCCAAATATCGAATTTGTCTTATCTTTTGATATCGCATATACAAATAAGACGGAATCAATTCTATATGTGCATCATAGTCAAGAGTATGTATTATATGATAATCAACAAGAAAAAATCATTGTAACGACGTTGCAATCAACAGATGCCGGTGTTGCGTTTTTGATACATTATTTGGATAAAACTATCTATTTTGCAGGAGACTTAAACTGGTGGCTTTGGAGTGGAGAGACCCAGCACTATAATGATACGATGACAACAATGTTTTTAAAACAAATGCAATTACTTCAGGGGATTCCCATTGATATTGCTTTTGCACCATTAGACCCAAGGCAAGAAGAACACTATTATTTGGGGTTAGAAAAGCTCATTAACACAGCCCAGGTTAAGTATGTTTTTCCAATGCATTTTTGGGGTCAACCATCCATTATTCAACAGTTTAAGAAGGAAAGAGCCAGCTATTTAAATCATGCACAGATTATGGAAATCAGCCAAGAAGGGCAACAGTGGAGCATTGATAGATAA
- a CDS encoding DUF3788 family protein yields the protein MHSWEAIEQSLDYIEEHLQQDIAIEALAQKVNLSVYYFQRLFRRLVNQSVTEYVKLRKLAKASDEIINTDKRIIDIALTYGFSSHPSFTRAFKEVYGITPEVYRKEKPHLNHFVKPELSLHYEQAQENVPLIVDGIVIEITRQYIEDDYKIVGVKGQVDETELGYGKSTGVSTIGELWDAFHQKKMKIRQQICKDKEYGLLYKGEAREGCFMYLAGAKAKELVVDQQLDQYTLEAGEYLVCQVEAESFQDLIDSAIYKASMFLNQWIVQHEIACGNYAVEVYEQMTEQSSYMELWMPIKASQKRKQPVWDKTNQQQKPTMAILKDFVDNILFEQLCDYLEQTHQSKPSIEYSQCSMQYGWNIKYKKSGRALCTIYPEVGRFIALVVVGQREVVKIEGALPLFTQYTQKLYRDTKSGMGQKWLMVEVSSDAILQDVKHMIDVRRGKKARMYK from the coding sequence ATGCATTCATGGGAGGCAATTGAACAATCATTAGATTACATTGAAGAACATCTGCAACAAGACATTGCAATCGAAGCACTAGCGCAAAAGGTGAATTTATCTGTATATTATTTTCAACGTTTATTTAGACGTTTGGTGAATCAATCAGTAACCGAGTACGTCAAATTGCGTAAGCTAGCAAAAGCATCGGATGAGATTATCAATACGGATAAACGTATTATTGATATTGCATTGACATATGGATTTTCTAGTCATCCAAGCTTTACGCGTGCATTTAAAGAGGTATATGGCATTACGCCGGAAGTGTATCGAAAAGAAAAACCGCACCTCAACCATTTTGTAAAACCTGAATTATCCTTACACTATGAACAAGCACAAGAAAATGTGCCGTTGATTGTGGATGGCATTGTAATTGAAATCACACGACAATACATAGAGGATGACTACAAGATAGTGGGAGTTAAAGGACAGGTGGATGAGACGGAATTAGGTTATGGAAAATCAACAGGTGTATCAACTATAGGTGAATTGTGGGATGCTTTTCATCAAAAGAAAATGAAAATTCGACAACAGATATGCAAAGATAAAGAATATGGTCTATTGTATAAGGGGGAAGCTAGAGAAGGGTGCTTTATGTATTTAGCAGGAGCAAAAGCTAAGGAGTTAGTGGTAGATCAACAGTTGGATCAATATACCTTGGAAGCAGGAGAGTATCTAGTTTGCCAAGTTGAAGCAGAGAGTTTTCAGGATTTGATTGATTCAGCCATATATAAAGCATCCATGTTTTTGAATCAATGGATTGTTCAACACGAAATAGCTTGTGGAAACTATGCCGTCGAGGTTTATGAACAAATGACAGAACAATCGAGTTATATGGAACTTTGGATGCCAATAAAAGCCTCTCAAAAACGTAAGCAACCCGTTTGGGACAAAACCAACCAACAGCAAAAGCCAACGATGGCAATATTAAAAGATTTTGTGGATAATATTTTATTTGAGCAGTTATGTGACTATTTGGAACAAACACATCAAAGCAAGCCATCTATCGAATACAGTCAATGTTCAATGCAATATGGATGGAATATCAAGTATAAGAAATCGGGACGAGCACTTTGTACGATATACCCAGAAGTAGGAAGGTTTATTGCACTGGTCGTTGTCGGTCAACGCGAAGTTGTAAAAATCGAAGGAGCCTTGCCCTTATTTACCCAATATACTCAAAAGCTCTACCGTGACACGAAGAGTGGAATGGGACAAAAATGGTTAATGGTTGAAGTCTCCAGTGATGCTATATTACAAGATGTAAAACATATGATTGATGTTCGAAGAGGTAAAAAAGCGCGTATGTACAAATAG
- a CDS encoding DUF3955 domain-containing protein produces MQVNCEIIKDLLPLYHDDVCSQESKKLVEEHLKICPKCQEELQQMDYELKVGSSIEEANALKNIAQKWKKDKVSAFLLGVLILSIVASIGSAIAYNAIGSYVAPDGMLVEPFALIPLSLLFGLIAIVSAITLSIMFFIKTSRGRKSTR; encoded by the coding sequence ATGCAAGTTAACTGTGAGATTATTAAAGATTTATTACCCTTATATCATGATGATGTATGTAGTCAAGAAAGTAAGAAGTTAGTGGAAGAACATCTGAAAATATGTCCAAAGTGTCAGGAAGAACTTCAACAAATGGACTATGAGCTGAAAGTGGGAAGTTCGATTGAAGAGGCGAATGCACTTAAAAATATTGCTCAAAAGTGGAAAAAAGATAAAGTATCGGCTTTTTTACTAGGTGTCTTAATACTTTCAATTGTTGCAAGTATAGGAAGTGCTATTGCTTACAATGCAATTGGAAGTTATGTTGCACCAGACGGTATGCTAGTGGAACCTTTTGCTCTGATTCCTTTATCTTTGCTGTTTGGATTGATTGCGATTGTATCAGCAATAACGTTGAGTATCATGTTTTTTATTAAAACCAGCAGAGGAAGAAAGAGCACTCGGTGA
- a CDS encoding sigma-70 family RNA polymerase sigma factor: MTNFDQIYKEYFKDVYKYVLSLSKNAVVAEEITQETFFKALKNIDKFDGKCKLYVWLCQIAKNTYFSYSTKQKKTLSTTDKTQEYSDAIDIENLLVVKERAIEIHKILHELEEPYKEVFTLRVFGELSFLQIGNLFMKTESWARVTYHRAKKKIKERL; encoded by the coding sequence GTGACGAATTTTGATCAAATATACAAGGAGTATTTTAAAGATGTATATAAGTATGTTTTATCTTTAAGTAAAAATGCAGTGGTTGCTGAAGAGATTACTCAAGAAACTTTCTTTAAGGCATTAAAAAACATTGATAAATTTGATGGGAAATGCAAACTATATGTATGGCTGTGCCAAATTGCAAAAAACACATATTTTTCCTATTCAACAAAACAAAAAAAGACACTAAGTACGACGGATAAAACACAAGAATATTCAGATGCGATAGATATTGAAAATCTATTGGTCGTAAAAGAAAGAGCTATTGAGATTCATAAAATATTGCATGAGCTTGAAGAACCCTACAAGGAAGTATTTACGCTACGTGTATTTGGAGAACTATCATTTCTTCAGATTGGTAATTTGTTTATGAAGACGGAAAGTTGGGCAAGAGTCACTTACCATCGAGCCAAAAAGAAGATAAAGGAGAGATTATAA